GTTCTGGTTCTCAAAGCTACCAATCATCTTTACGTGTCATCAGATTATTGGATGTTTGGTGCTTGACTGAGATAACGGGCGCGTGGGAGATGGATCACGTGACATTCGCAGTCACCACTCGCGTGataactgaaaaaaacaaacaaaataaaaaatggataatttttttttttttgtcttattaaTGTGATATAACGTCAAACCCACACCACTTTAAAAATCAgagctttatttttttgctttctctccaaGAGAGAGTCTTcagtcttttgatttttttttttcatggcgAGAAATCATAAGTTTCGTATTGATTCGGGTTACATGGAAGAACTGAGGTTCCGTTCTCATCCGTTCGGAACGTCCGTCGAAGGATTCAACTCACTCAGCCGTAACCACCGTGATCATCCGTACGTTTCCGACGTTGTGGTGGATACACTCTCTGACCAGTTCTCGTCGCTCTCTCTTCTCCCTCCTCCTAAACCCAGACGTGTTCCTACTTTACCGTCATCTCTCCAGGTCCTTCCTTTTTTACAcactctctctgtttcacatTTTCACAAGTTTcattttttcctctgtttcacattttcacatgttttagtttttcctctgtttcacagTTTCGAAACTTTCATGATGTTGTTTTGGtgtggctttttttttgttttttcagtgtTTGAGGTCTAATGGTCCAAAAGCTGATCTGAGATTGTACGGAGAAAGGTCCATGCTTGAATCGTTTTATGAACTTCATCTTTCAAGGATCCGCAACCGCAAGAATGaggtaataaataaaaatgcaaactttgtcactttcttttgatgatatcctctatctttctctctcggtccatcgtttttttattttattttgagttgTGGTGGTGGTTGCAGTCACAGCAAGATAGAGCAAAGGTTTTACAGAAACAAGAGGCACGGTTGCACAGTAGAGGTTTGGTTCATCGAAACTGCAACGTTTTGAGGGAATCTGTAGGAACCGGCGTTTTCCACCCTCTTCACCGTCCAACTACTACTAGTACTCAGACTTTTAACTCCCTGAAGAAGCCTAGTAAGCGACTTCActtttacttttcttctctACGTGTTTCCATAACTAAGCTTTTCATTTACTCACTttaagtttgaaaatatctttGATTCGAGTGGGAGACTAAGACTTggttctttgctttgtttttggttggtaCAAAACTAAAAAGGACAAAATCtctgaccttttttttttttttgtttttttttacttggagCCAAAGCAGAACAAAGGAAAC
The Camelina sativa cultivar DH55 chromosome 6, Cs, whole genome shotgun sequence genome window above contains:
- the LOC104792369 gene encoding uncharacterized protein LOC104792369; translation: MARNHKFRIDSGYMEELRFRSHPFGTSVEGFNSLSRNHRDHPYVSDVVVDTLSDQFSSLSLLPPPKPRRVPTLPSSLQCLRSNGPKADLRLYGERSMLESFYELHLSRIRNRKNESQQDRAKVLQKQEARLHSRGLVHRNCNVLRESVGTGVFHPLHRPTTTSTQTFNSLKKPTKAEQRKRNQSDKNEFLTKARRGVMTTASTRQEEQQKDECHYHLPPDMDFSKDWTF